GCAGCCCACTTCATCACCGACGACGCCCCCGCCGCGGTCGCCGACCTCGCACTCGACTGGTTCGATCGCTCCGCATGAGCCCGCACGTGGGCTCTCGGGTCTGCCGTCGACCCTGTGACCGCGTCGGCCGCGACACGTGCTGACCGGACCGACAACGGTCGGACGTCGTCGCCGGTCCCTCGTCGGGCAGGGGTTGTGGCGGCAGCGACCTCTCGGACCTCGGCGACAGCACGCAGTCCAAGGCGGGTCGCTCGGTGCTGTCGTCCGCCCGTCCCGGGGTCACGTCCCCGCGCCGGCGCGCTGGGTCAGCCCAGGAGCGAGGCGAGGAACTCGTCGGTGACGCGGACGTCGGAGCGGTCGTAGGTGCTGACGCTCGCGAGGACCTCCGAGGCGCCGGTCCGCTCGAGCAGGTGCGCCAACGACGTCGCGACCTCATCCGGCGTGCCCGCGACCGCGGTCGCGACCCAGGAGTCCACCGCCGTGCGCTTCTTCGTGCTCGCGGTGTCGCGGAGCAGACGACGCACCTCCTCGACGGGCTGGAGCGGGCGGAACTCCCCGACGTCGCGGGAGTCCAGGTAGGCCCAGGCCTCGGGCAGCAGGAGCTCTCGAGCACGTTCGGTGGTCTCGGCCACGACGACGTCGAGGCTCACCACCAGGTAGGGGGCGGGCGTGGTCGGGCTCGGCCGGAAGTTCTCGACGTAGGCGTCGATCGCTGCCGGGTCCTGCAGGAGCGGACCCCCGATCACCGCGGGCAGGCCCCGCTCGGCGGCGAGGGTCAGACCGCCCTGGATGGCGAGCAGGAACACCGGTGGTGGTTCGACGCGTGGCCTGACCGTGATCTCGGCGCGCCCCTCCAGGTACGACCGCACCTGGTCGATCTCGTCAACGTACTCACCCTCGCGCAGGATCGTGCGACCCAGCGCTCGCCGGACCGGCGCGGTGAACCCGAGGGACCCGCCGAGCCCGAGGTCGATCCTGCCGGGGTACAGCGACTCCAGGAGCAGAGCCTGCTCGGCGATCACGACCGGGCGGTGGTTGGGGACCATGATCCCGCCGGTGCCGAGACGGATGTCCCGCGTGCGGGCCCCGATCGCCGACAGCAGCACCGTCGGGGCGGCGCTGGCGATCCCCGGCACCGCGTGGTGCTCAGCGGTCCAGAACCGACCGAAGCCGAGCTCCTCCGCCCGCACCGCACGCTGGACCGTCGTGAGCACGGCCTCCGCATCGGTCTCGCCGCTGCGCGTCCTGGAGCGGTCCAGCAACGAGATGCGCATCGCCGATCCTCTCCGTCCCGCTCACGGGACGACTCCTCCGGCGACCGGGCGCCCGGTGCACCACGACACGCCACCCGGTGCGTGAGCGCTGGTCGCTCGTGCCGCTGACGTCCCGGGAACGCACCGGCGCCCAGCACCATTCCCGACGATCGGCTGCCGCCCCGCCGGTGACCGCGACGTCGTGCGGTGTCGCGGGTCAGCGGGCTCCCGGCCTCCCTGCGCGTTCACCAGCGCAGCTCACCGTCCTCGTCGCTGAACGTCCCGGTCGGTCCGTCCGCACCGAGGGTGGCCAGTCGGACGACGGTCCGCGCGCTGTCCTGCACCGGCCTCCCGCCGCCCATGGCCGAGGTCATGTCGGTGGAGGTGAAGCCGGGCTCGAGGGCGTTGAAGCGGATGTCGGGGTGGGCCTTGGCGTAGTGGACGGTCAGCATGGTGGCTGCCGCCTTCGACGCCGAGTACATGGCGATGCCGGACAGCTGGGACTCCGGTCGGGAGGGCTCGTTCACCGCCCAGAACGACCCCGCGCTGCTGGAGACGACGACCACGTTCGGGGTCTCCGAGCGGCGCAGCAGCGGCAGCGCCGCCTCGGTGACGCGCACGACCCCGACCGCGTTGGTGTCGAAGGACCGCAGCGCGGAAGGGCCGTCGGGGGCGCCGGTCAGCAGGATCCCTGCGTTGTGGACGAGGACGTCCAGCCGCCCGTCGGCCTCCTCGATGGTGGCCAGCGCGGCGCGCACGGACTCGTCGTCGGTCACGTCCAGCTGCACGGCGCGGGCGCCGATCTCCGCCGCGGCCTGCTCGCCGCGGCCGAGGTCACGGGCGCCGATCCAGACGTCGTGGCCCAGCTCCCGCAGCTGGCGTGCGGTCTCGAAGCCGATCCCCTTGTTGGCGCCGGTGATCAGTGTGACGGTCATGCTCTTCCTCTCGGTACGTGGACCCGGTGGGGTCGTTCGTGCTCGACGTTAGGAGCGGCCCGTGGCCCGGACCAGAGCCCTCCGCAGCCTGGGGTGTGGCAGGACCCCCTCTCCGCCGCCCGTCGCCTCCTACGCTGGGCACGTGACTGACCGATCGAACTCTCTCGGCGCCTACCTCCGGGCCCGCCGAGCGCTGGTGACGCCCGAGCAGGCGGGGATCCCCGACATCGGGGTGCGGCGGGTGCCGGGGCTGCGCCGGGAGGAGGTCGCCATGCTGGCCGGCATCAGCGCCGACTACTACCTGCGGCTGGAGCGGGGGCGCGACCGCCACCCGTCGCTGCAGGTGCTGGAGTCCATCGCCCGGGTGCTGCACCTGGACGACGAGCACCTGACCTACCTGCGGACGCTGGTGGCCGAGGTGCCGCGCCAGCGCCGTCGCCGCCCCCGCAAGGAGGTCCCGCCGGCAGGGGCGCTGAAGCTGCTGGAGGGCCTGGTCCAGCCCGCCTTCATCGAGGGCCGCTACTTCGACATCCTCGCCTCCAACAGCCCCGCCCGGGCCATCTCGCCCCGTCTGGCGGTGGGTGGGAACCAGCTCAAGGACATGTTCATGGACCCGGCGGAGCAGGCCCTGCTCCCGCAGTGGGAGGCGGTCACGGAGTGCTTCGTGGCGAACCTGCGCCAGGCCGTGGGCAACGACGTCGACGACCCCCGCTTCATCGAGCTGACCGGTGAGCTGTCGCTGGCGAGCGCCAAGTTCCGCCAGCTCTGGGGCCGGCACGAGGTCCGTGCGCAGACCGGCACGCCGATCCGCCTCCACCACCCCCAGGTGGGAGAGCTGACCCTGAACCGCGAGCGGATGGCCATCGGCGGCGCCGACGGCCAGATGCTGGTCGTCTACCACGCCGACGCCGGCTCCACCCACGCCGACAAGCTGGCGCTGCTGGCCTCCGCCGACCTGCCCACCGTCGAGGCCGGGGTCCGGCAGACGGTCTGAGCCGCCCGCCCCCGGCGCCCGCCGAGGGTGCTGCAGGGTGTCGCCGGCGCGGCACCGGGTGTTCGTCCGGGCGTCGCCCGCGGGACCGCTGGGAGGAGCAGGCTGGCCGGGCTCCCGCCCGCCGACCGTCGAGGACGACATGCCCGCACCTGCCTCCGAGCCCGCGCTCGGCCGCCGCCGCTTCCTGACCACCGCCGGCGTGGGGCTCGCGGCCGCCACCCTCGCGCCCGCCGCGGTGGCCCGCGCCGCCGTCCCGGCCGACCCGTTCACCCTCGGGGTGGCCTCCGGGGACGCCGACGACACCTCGGTGGTGCTGTGGACCCGGCTGGCCCCGGCACCGATGGACCGGACGACCTCGTTCGGGATGGGCTCGACCGAGGAGGTGACCGTCGACCTGCGGGTCGCCACCTCGGTGGACCGCCTGGCCGACGAGCGGACCTGCGTCGCCACCGTCTCCTGCACCGCGGTCAAGGGTGACGGGTTCTCGGTGCACGCGCTGGTGGAGGGGCTCCGGCCCAGGACCCGTTACGTCTACCAGTTCAGCGTGGAGGGCCACCTCAGCCCGGTGGGGGAGACCCGCACGCTGCCCGCTCCCGGCACGTCCACCCCGGTCCGCTTCGCGGTGATCAACTGCCAGAACCTCGCCGGGGGTGCGGAGGAGCTCCACTTCAACGGGATGAGCGATCTCGTGCAGAGCCACGACGTCGACTTCGTGGTCTTCCTCGGCGACTACATCTACGAGTTCGGCCGCGCGGCCCACGTGCCGCCGACCGCGGTGGACGACATCGCCGGCTACCGCACCCGCTACGGGCAGTACAAGAGCCGCGAGAGCCTCCGCGAGGTGCACCGCCGCTTCCCCGTCTACGCCGTCCCCGACGACCACGAGTTCTTCAACGACGTCCGCGGCGGCACCCTGCCCGCCCGCCCGCCGCGCTGGAACGCCGCCCTGCGGGCCTACTGGGAGAACCTGCCGCTGCGCGGCCGTCCCGAGCCCGACGCGGCGGGCCGGCTGTGGCTGGAGCTGCACCGCCGGGTCCGCTGGGGTGACTCGCTGGACCTCTTCCTCACCGACATCCGCCAGCACCTGGGGACCACCACGATGCTGGGGGAGGAGCAGGAGACGGCGCTGCTGGACTTCCTCACGACCAGCACCGCCCGCTTCACCGCCATCGGCACCCAGACCCCGATGACCAGCTTCGCCGGGTTCGGCAGCCCGTGGCGCGAGCACGCCGCCACCCGGGCACGGATCACCCAGGCGCTGCTGGCCAGGAAGCAGCAGGACCCCCGCGCGTTCAACCCGCTGGTGCTGGCCGGCGACATCCACTGCGCGATGGTCAGCCACGTCCAGCTGGACGTCGACGACGTCTCCTCCACCCCGGTGGCCACCGAGTTCGTCAACGCCCCCATGACCAGCGGCAGCGCGAACAACTGGGACGCCGTCCGGCTGGCCGGGCAGGGCGGGCCCGGCTTCCGCGCCGCCTACGGCTTCACGCAGGGGTCGTCGTGGACCCAGTACAACGGGCTCAGCATCCACACCGTCACCCCGGGCAGCTGGACCACCACCTACCGGCTGGGCAACCAGATCAACCGCCCGGACGGGGCGATCACGCTCTCACCGAGCTGGTCGCTGCGCTACGGCGCCGAGGTGGGCAGCGTCACCCCGCGGGCGTGAGCACCGCACTCCCGGTGGACCTCGTCAGCCACGGCGTGCTCCGCCACAGCACGAAGGTCGTCACAGCCATGACGACCACCGGGACCAGCACGACGGGCCCCGTCGGTGT
The sequence above is a segment of the Auraticoccus monumenti genome. Coding sequences within it:
- a CDS encoding MsnO8 family LLM class oxidoreductase, whose protein sequence is MRISLLDRSRTRSGETDAEAVLTTVQRAVRAEELGFGRFWTAEHHAVPGIASAAPTVLLSAIGARTRDIRLGTGGIMVPNHRPVVIAEQALLLESLYPGRIDLGLGGSLGFTAPVRRALGRTILREGEYVDEIDQVRSYLEGRAEITVRPRVEPPPVFLLAIQGGLTLAAERGLPAVIGGPLLQDPAAIDAYVENFRPSPTTPAPYLVVSLDVVVAETTERARELLLPEAWAYLDSRDVGEFRPLQPVEEVRRLLRDTASTKKRTAVDSWVATAVAGTPDEVATSLAHLLERTGASEVLASVSTYDRSDVRVTDEFLASLLG
- a CDS encoding SDR family NAD(P)-dependent oxidoreductase, with the protein product MTVTLITGANKGIGFETARQLRELGHDVWIGARDLGRGEQAAAEIGARAVQLDVTDDESVRAALATIEEADGRLDVLVHNAGILLTGAPDGPSALRSFDTNAVGVVRVTEAALPLLRRSETPNVVVVSSSAGSFWAVNEPSRPESQLSGIAMYSASKAAATMLTVHYAKAHPDIRFNALEPGFTSTDMTSAMGGGRPVQDSARTVVRLATLGADGPTGTFSDEDGELRW
- a CDS encoding helix-turn-helix domain-containing protein, whose amino-acid sequence is MTDRSNSLGAYLRARRALVTPEQAGIPDIGVRRVPGLRREEVAMLAGISADYYLRLERGRDRHPSLQVLESIARVLHLDDEHLTYLRTLVAEVPRQRRRRPRKEVPPAGALKLLEGLVQPAFIEGRYFDILASNSPARAISPRLAVGGNQLKDMFMDPAEQALLPQWEAVTECFVANLRQAVGNDVDDPRFIELTGELSLASAKFRQLWGRHEVRAQTGTPIRLHHPQVGELTLNRERMAIGGADGQMLVVYHADAGSTHADKLALLASADLPTVEAGVRQTV
- a CDS encoding alkaline phosphatase D family protein, with the protein product MPAPASEPALGRRRFLTTAGVGLAAATLAPAAVARAAVPADPFTLGVASGDADDTSVVLWTRLAPAPMDRTTSFGMGSTEEVTVDLRVATSVDRLADERTCVATVSCTAVKGDGFSVHALVEGLRPRTRYVYQFSVEGHLSPVGETRTLPAPGTSTPVRFAVINCQNLAGGAEELHFNGMSDLVQSHDVDFVVFLGDYIYEFGRAAHVPPTAVDDIAGYRTRYGQYKSRESLREVHRRFPVYAVPDDHEFFNDVRGGTLPARPPRWNAALRAYWENLPLRGRPEPDAAGRLWLELHRRVRWGDSLDLFLTDIRQHLGTTTMLGEEQETALLDFLTTSTARFTAIGTQTPMTSFAGFGSPWREHAATRARITQALLARKQQDPRAFNPLVLAGDIHCAMVSHVQLDVDDVSSTPVATEFVNAPMTSGSANNWDAVRLAGQGGPGFRAAYGFTQGSSWTQYNGLSIHTVTPGSWTTTYRLGNQINRPDGAITLSPSWSLRYGAEVGSVTPRA